The candidate division TA06 bacterium DNA segment ACGTGAACATACTGTCAGGCCAATGCACCATACGAGTTTCCACAAAGGACAGGTTCAGGTTCCCCAGACTGAGACTGTCGCCGTCTTTCAGAGCAAGAATTTCTCTCTCCATCTGGAAATGCTCGGACAGAGCCTTCACCCCCATTGGCGATGCGAAAACCTTCTCAGGTTTGACCGTCTCTATCACTGGGGGCAGACACCCGGAATGGTCCATCTCTGAATGGTTGGAGATGATGTAGTCAATCTTACCAGGGTCAATGACCGAGGAGATGCGCGACATCAACTCACTATGGAAAGGAGCCTTCACCGTGTCTATGAGCGTGATCTTGTCTGCGAGAATCAGGTAGGCATTATAGGTTGTGCCCCGGCTGGTCAGATAGCCGTGGAAGTCCCGGACAGCCCAGTCAATCGCACCAACCCAATAGACGTGCTCGCTAATCTTCAGAGCCTTGAAAGACTCATCCATAGAGGACTCTTCACTTCTGTTCTTTCAGAGAAGACAAGTACTTGCTCAGGTCGGTGACGTGCTTCATCTCTTCCTTGATGACACCGTCAATCCTGGGCTTACCAAGTTTCTCTGGAACCATATCTTTCATTCCCAAATAGAAGACGATTGAATCCTTCTCCATCCCGATGGCCTTGCGCAGAATGTGCTCCATCGATTCTTCCCCTGTCAGATCCCTGGACGGATCCGATTTAACATCAAAGACCTGTCCATCAGCCATTGCCCGTAGATACAGGGCTGCTTCGTCGTGCGGATCAAAGACAGTCGTACCGCTTTCCTGCTTCGACAGTTCCTCTCTCATAGAGGCGAAGACCCTTTCGTGCTCAACTTCCATGCTAGCGAGGTCGAGGAGCAATTGGTGAGCATGTGTATTCTCTCGTCCTTCCGCTGCTTTCCTGTAGAATTTGGCACCATTCCTTTCAATCTGCTCAGCCATCTCGAAAATCTCGTCAGCGTTAAAGTCCAAACTCATTTTTCTCCCCCCTTGCCTGTTGCCGGCGGCGTGAATACGCGCTGTGCCAGCTCACGGTCAGTCATTAGCAGTCCATCCCCGCTTTTGCCAACGAGCTTCACCTTTTCAAGAACATCGTTCGCGGAGGATTCCTCTTCCACCTGCTCGGACACGAACCACTGGAGGAAGCTGTTCGTAGCGTGGTCCTTTTCCGCAATGGCAAGATTGACCAGGTCGTTGATGAGACCGGTAACCTTCTGCTCATGCTTATATACATGGTCAAAAACGGCCACAGGAGAGTCCCAATCCGTGGGTGGACCGTCTATTTTCTCTAGAATTACTCTCCCGCCCCGCTCGTTGATGAAATCATAGAACTTCATGGCATGCGTCAATTCTTCCTGTGTCTGCACCCGCATCCAGTTGGCAAAGCCCG contains these protein-coding regions:
- a CDS encoding ferritin, encoding MLAKKIQEALSKQLNAELYSSYLYLSMSAYFEARNLPGFANWMRVQTQEELTHAMKFYDFINERGGRVILEKIDGPPTDWDSPVAVFDHVYKHEQKVTGLINDLVNLAIAEKDHATNSFLQWFVSEQVEEESSANDVLEKVKLVGKSGDGLLMTDRELAQRVFTPPATGKGGEK
- a CDS encoding rubrerythrin, with product MSLDFNADEIFEMAEQIERNGAKFYRKAAEGRENTHAHQLLLDLASMEVEHERVFASMREELSKQESGTTVFDPHDEAALYLRAMADGQVFDVKSDPSRDLTGEESMEHILRKAIGMEKDSIVFYLGMKDMVPEKLGKPRIDGVIKEEMKHVTDLSKYLSSLKEQK